AGTCTAGGGTAAATGTTCTAGGCCCATGAGACCCTATTAGAGATCTGTGTCACAAATGGATATCCATCGgcaactttatttttgttttaattttagtGAGTTAAAATCAAACCTGAggtgaaaatgtcagatatTCATCAACAAATAGCACATGTCATGATACAGCTTGTAATAATACCTTGTTTGATAAGTGAACATAATACAAAATCAAatgttaatatattattttggaaTACTCACATTCTTAACTTTGAAAAGATGATTAGTGGCAAATCGGGGAGGAGGATTTCATATCAGATCAtcaatttatgttttattaaacAGCATCATATATTTTGTTCCATGTCTATTTCATTTTACACCTATCTATTATAGTTTTTCATCTCATTAATTaagaaaagaatatgaaaaCGCACAAACCTTTCTGATCGCTGACCATGTGACAGAGTTTGCAAAGGTTGGGCGGAATGAACGGCTGGAAGTGAGAATATTTCCTGGGTTTGAACGACGAGACGAACTTCTCGATGTCGACGTGAGACACATCTTCACCAGTATCCTCAAGCAAATCGATGATGGTTCGACTGCCAGATCGTCCTGCAGATCGACTGCCAGTTCGTCCTCCATGACCGTGTTGTCGATCACGGTAGTTTGAATTGGAAATCACGCTGGTTTTCTTCCGTGGAAGGGATGTCAGGGTGACGGGTTCCGTTGATTGGTCTTGACCCATAATGCAACAGTGATCTGTGCATTCATGACAACCAGACATTATCAACATTTTGACAGCTTCATTGAAGATCAACatgtcaaataaatatatagatatcatatatttataaataaatcttTCTCAAGAATAATTCCTCATTTAGCGCGACAAAaagtacactgttaaaaaacccgtgattttacagagaaataaaagaagattttgcagaaagcaattacagaatcattctgtaaattcataaaccataatttttttctctgcaatttaacagaacaggtctgtttaaaaaggtgaaaagactgttttattcaaggaaatttgtaagatgccatacatcaaataccaatttcctgtaagattacgcaatctgttaagattacaggtgttctcgagactctgctgcaggaacttcttttagtttaaggataaattttctaacagtgtaataGGGGTGgggcaggggcgtcgatccatttttcagattggggggggcaaaatcattaacgttccaaaggcggtcgatcgtacaaaacacccacacacacacacatacatatatatatatatatatatgactcatgaacAGAGACACGTATcacacagacacgtatctcacccaaaaaaattaatgtgagcgcgaagcgcgagctgattttttttatactgacaggaaaagcgtgcgTGTtcaggactgtttgtagtaactcatgagaaTGATAtaatatctcactacacagatagtatgagtgccgagagtgagctgaaatttctttatattgtgacctgaaagcttgatattctaagcatttttggtaccaatgattaagattggtatctaaaagaagaatagatgcgagcgcgaagcgcgagctaaaaattttgatattcacaTCTGAAacaatgacagtttaatggacgtttttgataagaacaagatatatatatatatatatatatatatatatatatataaagatgattgcaaatcgaagcaggagttcttttagtgaggcttagaactgaaaactggacatttacattcacctatttaatcatgaaaagtacactgtatgggtttttgctagagaaatgatgcgagcgcgaagcgcgagctgaaaatttttatattctaatctgaaaagcggacattttgagcacgatttcaaataaagaacgagttgtgtgtctcaatctcgcttgctgaacattacaatcttgttttttggggggcatatccggaattattgggggggggggcaaaatgatatgtttgccccccccaatattttcattggtggggcgatcgcccccccaggatcgacgcctctgtggtGGGGAGGAGAAGATTGCAATATGCTGCTTATTGTTCATGATGATGTGGATTGAGGGCGCGCAAAAATTGTAAAGCTTTGTCTGAAGAAACAATGGAAACATCCTGAAAATTAAGATGTAGCTGATCagatattattttattctctATGTTTCAACAggtcatcataattatgaacgatttgagaaaaaaaatcattaaatggtTGCAGGAACCTTAAATGTAAACCTAAtaactttaaaggggaagaaaTTGCAGAAGctataagaaaattataattgttttgaAATTTGGATCCAAAAGAATAagcaaatttcaaattggcaactgggtaagtaaatcaTGACAAGTGGTAAAGACAACTTTCCCATATAGGCCATGCACTCAATTAtcaaaccatagagctattaacagacaAAGTAGCGAACTGTTTTAGGTCTTCATGAAAGAGGAATCGAGTTTGAAGTAGgcctacaatttttttaatgacatattGGTCATTTCATGTATTGGAGTAAACTGAAGAGTAATCTTTGCCttacacacagcaaaaactgtggtgttaaccggtgtacatagaggaccacagcAATTATTTTACTCCGGTGCTAAATTGGTTGTGTTACttttacacctgtaggtgttattacaccttttgttgttacatttacactctttgatgtgacgtttaatctctagggtgtaattttaacacctcagggtgtggtcctctattaacaccaactggtgtcagttttaacaccacagtttttacagagTACTATGACATCACCGTGACCAATGCAGCCAATTTAAAGTCTCCATGAACATGATCAGTAAAGCGATTAccaatttttacattttcaacaaaagaaTCATAAGTTTCTTATTGTTAGTGACTTAATTTGCCAGATATAAAACTTCCACTCAcctacttgtctgatttttcttttccttctaaaaacaacttttaatAGGGTATATCCCGTTAAGCTCCACAAAGACAAGTCAAagaatatttattgttttttcaccGTACAATCAGGTAGTTATCTACAATCAGACAAGAATTCAATAAGGTGATACGGCAAATTGACCCCTTATTACTAtagtaaaaaatgaattatcaagTTCAGAATTCATATGAATAATTAACTTACCCAAACGTGAGGATAAACATCGAAATATGAAGACGATAAAATATTTCCTCCACATCCACTGCCTTATCTGCATCAGCATAAAGACCTAAATATTCCTCGTCGATTAAGAGTCTGTCATATTTCTCGATTTCCCATAGGTAGGgcaattcttcttcttttttcccttcttcttctatcctttcttttcaaggtcgaaaaatattttgttaggAACAAAGACTCGCAATGGGGCGTTCATTGTTTGCATTACAATTTCATTatgcattatgaaaataatcGCTACATGCTCCGTTGAACAAAGTGAAAACGTGTACATATATTGACAAAGGGCTTGAGAATCGAACCTATCTTTCTCAACAATATTGTTGAGCATGATTATTTCCTCAAATCACTTAAAGAAACTTTATAGCGGAATATAATGTAGAAATGAATTGCAAAAAGATTTTAAATAGCGCCCATCTTCACTTGTTCGCACATCTGATTTCTCAAACAAAAGTTGTTCCGGATTTTCGCTACAACTATTATTTGATTTCTTCATTTCGGTTCTGAAATTGGTAAATATTATGTATAGATAAGATCAAAAGTTTTTAATCAACCTCTCTTGTCCAAGTGATTGTCTGTTCAAACACTCCTGaacttaggttttttttttttaatttatacagCAGGGGCacgatataacattttttctgttaattgtaacttagttagtaaacataaaaagcttgaccccactggtattctttttcattgtacaaacctttttgatttacgaattgaatttcattgatcaaaaatatactttaactatttatatcagggaacccatactaacaagctttgctttccagtgggttcccttttttcatttctgtatatgatattttgtgttatgctttacattgtaacttttgttaaatttggaatgaaaaagaataaatgcaatcaattaaTCAACTCTTATTGTAAAGGTAAAAAGCATGTTTATACAAGTGTATATTTCGTGTATCTAACACCCCCACACATATGGTTGACTTTTAGTTGATAAAGTCACTGTAAACCATGGGCAAAGTTTCAATTATGCTACTCTATATAGGTGTTAAGACTCAGTGGATAAGCCTCCTGACTTTGAACCCCAAGGTCTGGGGTTCGAATCCCTCAGTAGCACCCACTGGCCTGTCTGAAAAGCTCTGTCAGGAATTGGGATGATGGGAGGGGGCAAAAGACCACCCCTCCCTATcgttctctctctttccctatctctctctccctctctatctatcgatctataaacttttttttcatcttgatCGGAAGGTATAGAGTTGGGATTAGTTGACATTCAAGATGTGGTTTACCTCCCTGCCAATGTAGAAAACCCCATTGACGTGTTTCAGTTTGAAATCAACAACAAATGGTTCATGTCTTTGGTCCATTTACGTTAGCTACTCTAAATTCTTGTGTAGCAAAAATGCTAGCGTCTTTTTCAAACCACATAGTTCATAATACAAAGATATGACAGGAAGCGCCGATTACATCGTTGGTAAATTACGTAACAAACACAAAAGGACACAGGATAGATCCCTGTGGGACACCACCAAGAAAGTGTTTGAGGATAAACAACCAAAAAGCAAATTAAACTCATGTCTTATTAGCGCCTGATAGTTATTTTGTTACAGGCCCGCAAATGTAATTTTCGAAAAACAGTTCTCATTCAATAACaattaataatatcaataaatagggcaaaatgaataacttttttaaatctcccgacTGCAATCCATTACTTAAATTATCTTTTCTTACATTGAAATATTAATGCAATGCCTCATGTAATTTTCCCACTTTTCAATTaaacttttcctttaaaaatggTTTGAAACGCCGTCGTAAAACTCACACGTCCTAATGGATATCTCATTGAAGTGCCGTCGTTTTGGAAGCGAGTTTCTGTATTCATGGTAACGATCCATTAACAATTATCTCTTTCAGGAGTTTGTAGAGAGTTCTTGATGTCTAAACCTTTATTGATATCCCTCACGGCACAAGGCTCCCCAGGCAAACTAGCAATTAAATAATTGATCTTTTAGTCTGTCATGCCATTTGACGAAATGGAATCACGTTGTGACAAGTTCAAAGATCGTCAATTGTTAAAGCATTCTGAAAAGAAGTCTCATTTTGTCTCGTTTCGTGAGTTTGAAATCGTCAAACATTTCTCGACATGTGTCCCTGCTCTCTGAGATAATATCCCTGTCCACATTCAGAATTCTCCCACAGTCGACGTATTTaatcaaaaacaaatttcaatcaACAAAACAAGTAAGCTGTTGCAATGACCAGTTATCTGCTATCATCTTGctatttcatttgttgatttGTTGTTATATGATTGATATTCTCTTTATGTTGTACAATaatataattcataattttgatcTGTTTAAATTTATTATGTTGTATTTGCTTTATTTACCTTCAATTTAAGTTGaaaagcgcttagaaactgtATGGTATTAAGCGCTATGTATATAAGAGCtccatattattatcattatcactattattgttgttattttttatgttgttgTTGTCTTAAGACATACAGATGATCTAATTATCCCTGTTACCAGCCTTTTTCCTTACTTCCCTCAGGATTctcttgtatttattttgaaacaaGCCCCTCCCCACCCCTTTTATCTGTCTTTTCAAGTCTTAGACTATCTCCGTCTCTCTCGATCTGTTTATACGTCTCTGTCTCtctatctttttattcatttgtatgtCAAAAAGTTCTTCCTATTTACACCTTAATAAATGATAACAACAGCTCCCACCGACAGATTTCTAAATTAGAAAAGAGGCAGTTTTGACAGATATAAAAGTAAGATGATACTATTAGGGAGGAGGTGTAGTAGATACCACCTCTTTTCGACTCTCTTGAAAGGAATGTTGTAATTGtgcacaatcatgacaatgtacttccatggtagttgtcttcatggcaaagttacaacagttgcaagttctttatgaaacgggcccctgattcCATCATTTTCCTAAATCAGTCCAGTCGATAAGTTACAAATATGTACATAACAGTCCTATGCAGAATACAAGACAATGTTACACCAGATTTCACATATTTCATAATTGACTTCATCTATACAAATTGTTGTCCTCTATGCACAAATGTTGCCTTTATATATCTTCTCATCTTTTCACAATTGCGTTTAAAACAATATTACTTATCTGAGATATAGGCGCGATGACCTAAAATACGGTGAAAATGagtattaacaaaaataatgtataatcatcattgatttggacaaataatacaaatgcaaGAAACATTTCAATATCTCATTACAAATTAATCATGAATAGATATATGTCTTTGTTCTTACTggataaaacattttcataaattcataGCATAATAAAAGCGAATGAGTATACAATGTATAGGAAACAACACAGATTAACGATTTTGTTTGGCACAAATTCGACAAGTCCCCCTGCCGCCCTTTAGTCCAAAACCTTCAAAGAATCCCCGAATTTATATAGAGCCCCTACCTTGGGAAGATGATAACTTTTCTCATTTCTAGACAGAAAATCATGCAGTGTCAACTCCCTTTTCGAGGTGAAAACATTTGCTTACATTCTCCCTAAATATAGTAATGAGTGTATTTCAACAATCTTTACAGAAATGTGTTACCCCTCTGCATCAGCCCCTGCGAATCAGGTAATTCACTCATGCCATCATAGATATTTTACGGTGTTTGATCAACTGTTACACACCATTCAGTCATGAATAGTGGAAAATAATGCACACGTGTATGAGCAATGTATCTATTCTGCTTCGAACAGAAGACAACAGGCAGCACTCTTAAGTCTAATATCTGAGGACTCCAAGAGATTTTTATTGTGGCATTAATGCTTAAGTTACATTTTAGCACGTAGATTCTTGATCTAGCTACTTAACGAATGTCTTGCAGAAGACCTTACGAAAGGCCTTTCTGTACTCACTTCTTCCAAAGGCGTACACAAACATGTTGATGCTGCAGTTTGAGGCAGCCAAGACGGCTGAAGTCCACCATGTCGTGTCACCAAATGTGGCGCCAGTCGCGGACGCAAAGGTAAACAGCACCGTAAGTGGCAACCAAGACACAAGGAAGCATCCGGTGATGATAAGGGGTATGCACATGCTGCGGATGTTTCGTTGAATTCCTTCATGGTTACGCCTCGCTTTGCGAACATTGTCTCTTTTTCGACAAGCCAAACTGTTCAGGTTGACATCCAGCTGATTGATGACGTCTCCCATCCTCGAGACTCCATGTTCCAGGCCGTCGACATGATCAACCACGTCGTTGCCTTGAGTGGTCAATACGTCCCTCAAACGAGCAGTGCTGTTCATCTGAGCACTTATCTTCTCCGAATGGCGAATGGCAATCTGGAAAATCCTAGCATACATGACGAGGAGCAGGAAGGCGATCAGCCAGACGCTCACGGCAAAACTTCCAATCGTGCTTGGCAGAAATTCGGGAGCGGAAAAAGAGACGAGACACAACGAAAACCCAAGATGATACGCGATGTGGTCAATGGAGTCATCAGCTATTCCTACGAAGAATGATAGAAATATCAAGATATAGAATGCTGCTATTGCCACGGCTACAATGGCCCTCCTTCTGGTGACAAGAACTTGATAGGTTAACGGTCGGGTGATTTGTATGTAACGATCAAGGTTAatcaggaaaagaaaagaagcacTGGTTGCCGGAGCCAAAGTCGTGATAAAACCAGTTATGTCGCAGTATATATTACCATCCTTCGAGAGCCATTCGTAGGTGAATATCGACAAGGGTCCGTTCAAAAGCATGATCGCACCGATGAGATCGGCTATGGCCAGGGCTGTCAGGACGATCTTGCTCGCAGGACCAAGGGTTGTATCAGGAACTCTTGGGATGACGATTGTGTTGGTGATATTACCTACGATTCCAGTTAATGCCACTAAGGTCACAAACGTTGCTTTAGCCACCATGAAAATGAAGTCGACCGGCTTTTCATCAACGGAGTTGGAACTGCTACTTCCGTTGAAACTTTCCATGGTGATGTCAACATTCTTTAGGCTTAAAGCTGCATGAGTCCGAATTTCTGGAGGATGCGCTTGTATTTTGGGTGATTTTGCTTCTTTTTGCAAactttattcatcattttgaaagctaataatttcattctccAATTGGAAGCCTTTATGCGAATGCAGATTCATTGATCAAACCACGTTACCAGACCTGCACGTGACTTGTCCATGGATGTCATAATTATGATGtctttggatattttttttatttacctgCTCTGTGTACTActgttctttttatcattatttctttgaGTCATTCCGTGCTCATTTAAtagaaaatatgacatcaaTTAAATTTGCTGTCCGGggcaagagagagagatgcCTTTCACATTTATGCTGGAATAATTCAGGTTCATATATTCTATACCGCACTCTGTCGCACAAATAGAGCACTTACCATTAACAAGACATTTCAAATTATACCGTTATTTGTAACGAGTTGAGTGAGAGCCGATACAGGAATcatataaagattttttttcaatttttttcaatt
This window of the Lytechinus variegatus isolate NC3 chromosome 14, Lvar_3.0, whole genome shotgun sequence genome carries:
- the LOC121427272 gene encoding alpha-1A adrenergic receptor-like, coding for MESFNGSSSSNSVDEKPVDFIFMVAKATFVTLVALTGIVGNITNTIVIPRVPDTTLGPASKIVLTALAIADLIGAIMLLNGPLSIFTYEWLSKDGNIYCDITGFITTLAPATSASFLFLINLDRYIQITRPLTYQVLVTRRRAIVAVAIAAFYILIFLSFFVGIADDSIDHIAYHLGFSLCLVSFSAPEFLPSTIGSFAVSVWLIAFLLLVMYARIFQIAIRHSEKISAQMNSTARLRDVLTTQGNDVVDHVDGLEHGVSRMGDVINQLDVNLNSLACRKRDNVRKARRNHEGIQRNIRSMCIPLIITGCFLVSWLPLTVLFTFASATGATFGDTTWWTSAVLAASNCSINMFVYAFGRSEYRKAFRKVFCKTFVK